From the genome of Anopheles moucheti chromosome 3, idAnoMoucSN_F20_07, whole genome shotgun sequence, one region includes:
- the LOC128304489 gene encoding fas-associated death domain protein: MERISVQDHRAVYEQMCKDYLNLKLLAQHACHDREHLERCKNSVREEIYSCRKLCRVTEFDHLVVLLEQRNLLSLLKPELIGRLELVLDSKDVACAFQSYQSMLSTHYAAIRRFYLEDLRHRDRRTLLEKEVEKIKLHEAGDTPKPSPTNAKCDKYLQQRDNVYSLLQLEVGKNWKAFGRFLNVSPAVLEEVEERNRHDLKARIYEVLQYAEMQFANDTLDRFVVILLKALENSRRKDLKRKIESMLQE, translated from the exons ATGGAAAGAATATCCGTGCAGGATCACCGAGCCGTGTATGAACAGATGTGCAAGGATTATTTGAATTTGAAGCTCCTAGCGCAGCACGCTTGCCACGATCGGGAACATTTGGAGCGTTGTAAAAACTCTGTACGGGAGGAGATCTACTCCTGCAGAAAACTGTGCCGTGTTACAGAATTCGATCATCTTGTGGTGCTGTTGGAACAAAGAAATCTTCTCAGTCTGCTGAAGCCGGAACTGATTGGGCGGCTTGAATTGGTGCTGGATTCAAAAGACGTTGCCTGTGCCTTTCAATCGTACCAGAGCATGCTAAGTACACATTATGCAGCTATTCGACGTTTTTATTTAGAAG ATTTGCGCCACCGGGATCGTCGAACACTTCTTGAAAAGGAGGTGGAAAAGATCAAACTGCACGAAGCGGGCGACACCCCAAAGCCTTCGCCCACAAATGCAAAGTGTGACAAATATCTTCAGCAGCGTGATAACGTTTACTCGCTACTTCAGCTAGAAGTTGGTAAAAACTGGAAAGCATTTGGCAGGTTTTTAAACGTTTCACCGGCCGTTCTGGAAGAGGTTGAGGAGCGAAACAGGCACGATCTCAAAGCGCGGATTTATGAGGTGCTTCAATATGCCGAGATGCAGTTCGCCAATGATACACTCGATCGGTTTGTCGTCATCCTTCTGAAAGCGCTGGAAAACAGCAGGAGAAAAGATCTGAAACGGAAAATTGAAAGCATGTTACAGGAATAA